The Bradyrhizobium sp. WSM471 genome includes the window CCGCTCTTGGACATCGGCACCACGATCAGGCGCATGATGTCGAAACGGCTGGCGCCTGCATCGATCGCGGCCTCGATCAGCTTCTTGTCGATCCGTGCCATGGAATTGAAGATCGGCACGATCATGAAGATGGTGAGCTGGTGGACATAGGCGATGACCACCGCCAGGTCCGAGAACAGCAGCACTTCCAGCGGCTGGCGGATCACGCCCAGTCCCAGCAGCGCCTGGTTGATCAGGCCTTCCTTGCCGAGCAGCGGAATCCAGGAAATCATCCGGATGATGTTCGAGGTCCAGAACGGCACCGTGCAGAGCAGGAACAGACCAATCGCCAGCAGTTGGTTGCGGACGTGGAAAACCAGGAAGTATGCGACGAAGAAGCCGATGATCAACGTGAAGATCCAGGTCAGCACCGTGAACTTGATCGTCGCCAGATACAGCTTCAGCGTCAGGGCCGAATGCAACACCTCGACATAGCTTGCGAGCGTGAAGCCCGGCGTCAGCCCGCCAAAGCCGTCGGTGGCGAAGAAGCTCGCGGCCAGCACGACCAGGATCGGCGCCACGAAGAACGGCACGAGCACCAGCACGAGCGGCGACACGTAGAGCCAGCCGGCGAGATTTGCGCGTGGTGAGGTTTGAGCTGGACTAAGACTTGGCTGCATGTCGGCAAACGCCTCGACGTCGGTCATTTGGCACCGGCGCATCGCCGCGCCGGCGCTTCGTTCACGTCAGGGAAAGCAGGTTTCAGGCCACCTTGAAGTCGTTCCAGCGCTTGTTCATGTAGGCGGCTTCGTCCATCAGCGTGTTCCAGCAGGAGATGTTCTTGACGCGGTCGAGGAACGAGCCGCCGTCGCGCTTGGTGCCGGTCTTCTCCATCGGCACGCCATAGGGGTCGTTGACGACCTCGGGCGCGGGCTGGCCCTCGTACCAGAACGCCCATTCGGCCGGCGTGAGGAATTTCTTCGCGGTCGAAGGGACCGGGCTGTAATAGCCGTAGCGCGCGACGAAGCCGCCCTGCCAGCCCGACAGATACCAGTTGAGATATTCGTAGGCTGCGTCCAGCTTCTTGCCGGAGAGATGCTTCATCAGGCCCATCCCGTTGCACCAGCCGCGATAGCCTTCCTTGCCGTTCTTGATATTGACCGGCGCATAGACACAGGGGATTTCTTTCACGCGCACCGCGGCAACCGCCGGCGACCACATCGACTGGATCACCACTTCACCCGCCGCCATCAGCTGCACCGACTGGTCGAAGGTGGTCCAGGTCGCGCGGAACTGGCCCTGCTTCTTGAGCTCGATCAGCTTGTTGCAGGTGAAGTCGATCTCCTCCTTGGTCATGTTGCCCTTGTTGCCGTACTTGATCAGCCCGGCGCTTTCGAAGCAGAGCGCGGCGTCCATGATGCCGATCGCGGGCACGTCGAGGATCGCGGCCTTGCCTTTGAATTTCGGATCGATCAGATCCTTCCATTCCGTGACTTCATGGCCGACGAGGTCGGGGCGGTAACCGATGGAATCGGCATTGTAGACCTGCGGCAGGAAGGTCGCCCATTCGGTAACGCCGTCATGCAGATCGGTGGAGTCAGGCTTGGAAATGTACATGGCCTCATAGGGCGAGATGCCCTGGCGCGGGATCTTGTGACCGTCGATCTCGCCCTTGGTAAAGATCGGCAGGATGTTGTCGAACTCCTTGACCTTCTTGACCTCGATGCCCTGGATGACGCCGCGCTTGGCAGCGAGCTTGGCCTGCCAGCCCTCGAGATCGGCGATGTCGACCGTATTAGGCTGGCTTATGAAGCGGTTGATGGCGGCAGAGGTGTCGA containing:
- a CDS encoding ABC transporter permease; this encodes MTDVEAFADMQPSLSPAQTSPRANLAGWLYVSPLVLVLVPFFVAPILVVLAASFFATDGFGGLTPGFTLASYVEVLHSALTLKLYLATIKFTVLTWIFTLIIGFFVAYFLVFHVRNQLLAIGLFLLCTVPFWTSNIIRMISWIPLLGKEGLINQALLGLGVIRQPLEVLLFSDLAVVIAYVHQLTIFMIVPIFNSMARIDKKLIEAAIDAGASRFDIMRLIVVPMSKSGIALGTIFVVSIVMGDFFVVKVMSGGGSASVVSAFYEDVGVLQYPTAAASAVLLTLVLVAIVSLILRTVDIRQEITR
- a CDS encoding PotD/PotF family extracellular solute-binding protein — its product is MLDRDKGTSTANPAGTSDKSAKKLSRRTLLKGAAAVAGAAAGSDAIRGFPTIWAQEIKDIELRHVGVSYSVVKAIGDQAAKDLGFKVTMQNLDTSAAINRFISQPNTVDIADLEGWQAKLAAKRGVIQGIEVKKVKEFDNILPIFTKGEIDGHKIPRQGISPYEAMYISKPDSTDLHDGVTEWATFLPQVYNADSIGYRPDLVGHEVTEWKDLIDPKFKGKAAILDVPAIGIMDAALCFESAGLIKYGNKGNMTKEEIDFTCNKLIELKKQGQFRATWTTFDQSVQLMAAGEVVIQSMWSPAVAAVRVKEIPCVYAPVNIKNGKEGYRGWCNGMGLMKHLSGKKLDAAYEYLNWYLSGWQGGFVARYGYYSPVPSTAKKFLTPAEWAFWYEGQPAPEVVNDPYGVPMEKTGTKRDGGSFLDRVKNISCWNTLMDEAAYMNKRWNDFKVA